GCTCTATGAGCGAAGCGCGCCAACACATGCAGGCTGCGGTCGATGCCATGCGCAGGGAGTTCAACTCGGTACGCACCGGCAAGGCTTCTCCGGCGCTCCTGGACACCGTCCGGGTGGACGCCTACGGCTCCAAGATGCCGCTGAATCAGGTCGCCACGGTGAACGTCCCCGAGCCGCGACTCCTGCTCGTGCAGCCCTGGGACAAGAGCCTGATCGGCGAGGTGGAGAGGGGCATCCTGTCCGCGCAACTGGGGCTCAACCCGGCCAACGACGGTAACGTGATTCGCGTGCCGATACCGCAGCTCAACGAGGAGCGGCGCAGGGACCTGGTGCGGATGCTCCACAAGGTCGCCGAAGAGGGACGCGTGTCCGTGAGGCACGCGCGCCACGAGGCGAACAAGGACGTCAAGCGGCGCGAGCACGAGCACGAGATCAGCGAGGACCACGCGCGCCGGGAGTTGGACGAGATCCAGAAGCTCACCGACGAACACATCGCCAAGCTCGACGAGCTCCTCCAGGGCAAGGAGGAGGAGGTGATGGAGGTCTAGGCGCTTGATTCCCCCATCTCTTCCAGCGGCGGCCCCATCGGCCCGATCCACCCCGCCGGCGACGCCCTTGTGAGTCGCCGCAGCGAGTTGGCGCAGCGCCTGATCGTGGCGGGCATAGGGATCCCGCTCGCCGTCGGCATCCTGTACGCCGGCGGCTGGCTCATGGCCGGGGTGCTCGCCGCCGTGGCGGCCGCCGTAGCTCGCGAATTCCTGCTGCTCGCCGAGCGCGTCGGGTCGCGGCCGTTCGTGGGCGCGGGGGCCGCGCTCGCGGGGGCCTACGTGCTACTGGCCGGGAGCGCGCCCCACGACCCCGCGGGCCTGGCGTGGCGCTACTGGGCGCTCACCGTCGCGGCGACGCTGGCGCTCTTCCTGGCGACGATCTGGCTGCGGGGCCCGGACGGCGGACCGGCGGGGGCGGCGTCCACCACTCTGGCCGGCGGGTTGCTCGCGGGCGCGACGCTGGCGTTCCTGGTGCACCTGCGTTACCTGCCCACGCCGAGCGAGGCCGACCCGGCCGCCGTGGGCGCCGCGCTCGCCGCCTATCCCATGACCGTCGCCTGGATGAACGACACGTTCGCGTTCTTCGGCGGGCGGCGCTGGGGTCGGCGCAAGCTGATCCCCTCGGTGAGCCCCGGCAAAACCGTCGCGGGTGCCGTCTCCGGCGTCGTCGGGGGAGCGTTGGTGTCCGCGCTGTTCGCCATGCTGCTCCTGGACGCCTGGCTCGGCGTGCGCCTCGGCGTCGCCGAGGCGGTGACGTTCGGGGTGGTCATCGCGGCGTTCGGACAGTCCGGGGATCTGGCCGAGTCGGTACTCAAGCGCTCGGCCGGTGTAAAGGATTCCGGAACGCTGCTGCCGGGCCACGGCGGCGCGTTCGATAGACTGGACTCGATCCTCGTCACGGCGCCCGTCGCCTATCTTCTGCTCGTTCTGTTGCTGCCCGCCGGGTAGGCATTGACTCCATGCTTCTGACCATTCTCGCCACCGTACTAGTGCTGGGCGTGCTCGTTTTCGTTCACGAGCTCGGGCACTTCGTCACCGCCAAGCTGGCCGACATCAAGGTCCCGCGGTTCTCCATCGGCCTGGGCCCCAAGGCGTGGGGGTTCACGGTGGGGGAGACGGAATACGTGCTGTCCTGGATCCCGCTGGGCGGATACGTGAAGATGGCTGGCATGGAGGAGCTGGATCACGTGGAGGGAGGCAGCGAACCGGACGCGCGAGCGGCGGGGCCGGGGCCGGGCCCGCGCGACTTCGACGGCAAGCCGGTCGGCTCGCGCGCCATCGTGATCTCCGCCGGCGTGATCATGAACATGCTGTTCGCGTTCTTCCTGTACGCGCTCATGGCCGTGATCTGGGGAGTGGGCCTGAACCCGGACTCGCGCCTGGGGCGCGTGTCCCTGGACGAACTGCCCGTGGGCGCGGACGAGCTGGCGGACGTCCCCATGGGGACGCGGATTCTGGCGGTCGGCGACAAGGA
The genomic region above belongs to Gemmatimonadota bacterium and contains:
- the frr gene encoding ribosome recycling factor translates to MSEARQHMQAAVDAMRREFNSVRTGKASPALLDTVRVDAYGSKMPLNQVATVNVPEPRLLLVQPWDKSLIGEVERGILSAQLGLNPANDGNVIRVPIPQLNEERRRDLVRMLHKVAEEGRVSVRHARHEANKDVKRREHEHEISEDHARRELDEIQKLTDEHIAKLDELLQGKEEEVMEV
- a CDS encoding phosphatidate cytidylyltransferase; translation: MSRRSELAQRLIVAGIGIPLAVGILYAGGWLMAGVLAAVAAAVAREFLLLAERVGSRPFVGAGAALAGAYVLLAGSAPHDPAGLAWRYWALTVAATLALFLATIWLRGPDGGPAGAASTTLAGGLLAGATLAFLVHLRYLPTPSEADPAAVGAALAAYPMTVAWMNDTFAFFGGRRWGRRKLIPSVSPGKTVAGAVSGVVGGALVSALFAMLLLDAWLGVRLGVAEAVTFGVVIAAFGQSGDLAESVLKRSAGVKDSGTLLPGHGGAFDRLDSILVTAPVAYLLLVLLLPAG